The following are from one region of the Streptomyces fradiae genome:
- a CDS encoding 1-aminocyclopropane-1-carboxylate deaminase, producing MPTIADHDRYPLLFGPSPVHPLRRLTDHLGGATLWAKREDCNSGIAYGGNKTRKLEYLVADALAQGCDTLVSIGGVQSNHTRQVAAVAAHAGLKCVLVQESWVEWPDSVYDKVGNILISRLAGADVRLVKAGFGIGFKESWELALREVELTGGKPYAIPAGASDHRLGGLGFANWAYEVAEQERELGVFFDTVVVCSVTGSTQAGMVAGFAALAEDGGPARRVIGIDASAEPVRTHEQITRIARDTAALIGVERPLTAADVELDERYHAGVYGVPDEATLAAMRLAARTEGMVTDPVYEGKSMAGLVDLVERGEIGRDATVLYAHLGGQPALNAYSALF from the coding sequence ATGCCGACGATCGCCGACCACGACCGCTACCCGCTGCTCTTCGGACCCTCGCCCGTGCACCCGCTGCGCCGGCTCACCGACCACCTCGGCGGCGCCACCCTGTGGGCCAAGCGGGAGGACTGCAACTCCGGCATCGCGTACGGCGGGAACAAGACCCGCAAGCTGGAGTACCTGGTCGCCGACGCCCTCGCCCAGGGCTGCGACACCCTGGTGTCGATCGGCGGCGTCCAGTCCAACCACACCCGCCAGGTCGCCGCCGTCGCCGCCCACGCCGGCCTCAAGTGCGTGCTGGTCCAGGAGAGTTGGGTGGAGTGGCCGGACTCCGTCTACGACAAGGTCGGCAACATCCTGATCAGCCGGCTCGCGGGAGCCGACGTACGCCTGGTGAAGGCCGGGTTCGGGATCGGGTTCAAGGAGAGCTGGGAGCTGGCGCTGCGCGAGGTCGAGCTGACCGGCGGGAAGCCGTACGCCATCCCGGCCGGCGCCTCCGACCACCGGCTCGGCGGGCTCGGCTTCGCCAACTGGGCCTACGAGGTGGCCGAGCAGGAGCGCGAGCTCGGGGTCTTCTTCGACACGGTCGTGGTCTGCTCGGTGACCGGCTCCACCCAGGCCGGGATGGTCGCGGGCTTCGCCGCGCTCGCCGAGGACGGCGGCCCGGCCCGCCGGGTGATCGGGATCGACGCCTCCGCCGAGCCGGTCCGGACCCATGAGCAGATCACCCGGATCGCCCGGGACACCGCCGCCCTGATCGGCGTCGAACGCCCGCTCACCGCCGCCGACGTGGAGCTCGACGAGCGCTACCACGCGGGCGTGTACGGCGTCCCGGACGAGGCGACCCTGGCGGCGATGCGGCTCGCCGCCCGGACCGAGGGCATGGTCACCGACCCGGTCTACGAGGGGAAGTCGATGGCCGGACTGGTCGACCTGGTGGAGCGGGGCGAGATCGGCCGCGACGCGACCGTCCTCTACGCCCACCTGGGCGGCCAGCCGGCCCTCAACGCGTACAGCGCGCTGTTCTAG
- a CDS encoding GntR family transcriptional regulator → MDALRPVGRTLLRDRAYETLRDAIVRGDLAPGSVVKDTELAERLGLSRAPVREALARLGDEGLVETKPQSYTRVTRLVSRVVRDAASVVRVMHELAARTAVPLLGPEGIRAMREANERFAAAVRAADVDAALRADDELHQVLVGASGNHAVAATVERYTPLIRRVERHLFGDADICVSAALHTLLIDACEAGDTEEAVRVTTEIWRALEELADEATEPRAAATGPTGPTGLATGPRTPASTTT, encoded by the coding sequence ATGGACGCCTTGCGGCCCGTGGGCCGGACCCTGCTGCGTGACCGGGCGTACGAGACGCTGCGCGACGCCATCGTGCGCGGCGACCTCGCGCCCGGTTCCGTGGTCAAGGACACCGAACTGGCCGAACGGCTCGGGCTCTCGCGCGCACCCGTGCGCGAGGCCCTGGCCCGGCTCGGCGACGAAGGCCTCGTCGAGACCAAGCCGCAGAGCTACACCCGGGTCACCCGGCTCGTCAGCCGGGTCGTCCGGGACGCCGCCTCCGTGGTGCGGGTGATGCACGAACTCGCCGCGCGCACCGCCGTACCGCTGCTCGGCCCCGAGGGCATCCGGGCCATGCGCGAGGCCAACGAGCGGTTCGCCGCGGCCGTGCGCGCCGCCGACGTCGACGCCGCCCTGCGCGCCGACGACGAGCTCCACCAGGTCCTGGTCGGCGCGAGCGGCAACCACGCCGTCGCCGCCACCGTCGAGCGGTACACCCCGCTGATCCGCCGCGTCGAGCGGCATCTCTTCGGCGACGCGGACATCTGCGTCTCCGCCGCGCTGCACACGCTCCTCATCGACGCGTGCGAGGCGGGCGACACGGAGGAGGCGGTGCGGGTGACGACGGAGATATGGCGGGCCCTGGAGGAACTCGCGGACGAGGCGACCGAGCCTCGGGCCGCGGCGACCGGCCCCACAGGCCCCACAGGCCTCGCGACCGGGCCCAGGACCCCGGCGTCCACGACGACCTGA